DNA from Actinomyces sp. oral taxon 897:
GAACATGTCCTTCTGCTCGACGAGCGTGACCTCGGCAATGGGGTCGAGGGCCTTGGCGACGGTAATGCCGCCGTAGCCGCCGCCGACGATGGTGACACGAACCATGGCTGTCCTCTCGGGTGGTGGGGATCTGACTCAGGGTGGCCACGGGCCCAGCACTGCGACGGGCCGGGGACGGTCCTGGCCCCAGGCTAGTCCGACGCCGCACCCCTACCAGACACCACCAGAATGGGACCTTAGTCTCACTACTGACACGCGGACGACCCGCCAGCTGGGCGCTCCGTGCCCGCTACTGCGGGGCCGCACGGCTGCGGGCCGTGGTGGTCGACGTCGGACGCCAGGGAGCGGGCCGCACACCCGCACGACCAGCACGAGCCGCACACCCGCACGGCAGCACACCCGCGGGGCCGCCTCCTGTCGGCCGCCAAGGGCGATGCCCTGCGGGGGCGCCTCCGCCTTACCCCGGCCAACAGGAGCAGGCAATGGTTCCTGACAGGACGATAACCTCTCCCTAACCAATATGACACAACCTGTTCACCCTGTTTTAACAAGACCGAAACCTACCTATTGGCACAGCCTCATTTCTTGATGAGTCTCCGTATGTCACCTATAATGACTTCTGTCTCCTTCAAGCACCAAGGGTGAACCCCTGAGAGAAAGCCTGTCATGACGACCGCCAGCACCCGACCCAGGACCGCCCTTCTCAGCAATGACGCAGGAGGCGTCGCCCTCCGGCTCGTCTCGGTCCTGGTGCTCGCGGCCTGCCTCAGCACCTCCTCGTGCTCCACCCGGCAGGCCACCGCCACCAGCCCCCCGATGCCCGTCGCGCCGACCATGCTGGACCTCTCTGGTGCGAGCGGGGACCCTGACGCCTTCTACCAGGCCGAGGAGGGGTCGTGCTGGACGGAGGCCACCACGGAGACCTTCTCCAGCCAGGTACCCTGCGACCAGCCTCACCGCATGGAGGTGTTCAAGACGTGGGAGATGGACGAGTCCGGGACCTACGACCAGACCGCGTCCAGCAAGACCGCCCAGGACACCTGCACGGTGGCCGCCGCCGGGTACTCCATGAAGGACTACGACAAGAACGGCGTCAGCGTCTCCTCCGTCTTCCCCACCCGGGAGACCTGGGAGTCCTCCCACACCCACCGCTACCTGTGCGCCTGGGAGTTCGACGAGGACGTGACCGGCACCTTCAAGGAGACCCGCAGGACCAGCTGAGAACATTGTTTGCGCTTAGCCCAGGACCCTACGCACCGGAGGCCTCCCCTGGGCGGCTCCAGCACGCAGGACACCCTCTAATGGCTGGACTGCCTCGGCACGCCCACCCCGAGGTCGGTACAGCCCCGGGATGGTCGTGCCGAGGTGCAGCCGGTACGCCTCAGGCCCTGACGCCGCGCCTCAGGCCAGGCCGCGGCGGGCCAGCAGCGGCTCAATAGCCGGGTCGCGTCCCGTCAGGGCCCGGTAGGAGACCAGCGGGTCCCGGGAGTCGCCCCGGGAGAGGAACTCACGGCGGAAGGCCTCCCCGGCCTGCCGGTTCAGGCCCAGGTCGCCGTCGCGCCCGCCCTGGCCGTCGGCACGGAACCAGGCCACGGTGTCGGCGTCCATGACCTCGCTCCAGATGTAGGCGTAGTAGGCGGCGGCGTAGCCCCCGGCGAAGACGTGGGAGAAGTAGGTGGTGCGGTAGCGCGGGGGCACCAGGTCCACCTCGATGCCCGACTCCTCCAGGGCCCGGCGCTCAAGGACCTCCACCTGGGCGACGTCGTCGGGGACCTGGTCGGCGGCCAGGGTGTGCCAGGCCTGGTCCAGGAGGGCCGCACCCAGGTACTCGGTGGTGGCGTAGCCCTGTCCGAAGCTGCCCTGGCTGCGCAGGCGGGTGGCGAGCTCCTCGGGCATGGGCTCACCGGTGTCCACGTGCACCGCGTAGCTGGCCAGGACCTGGGGGTGCAGGGCCCAGGACTCGTTGACCTGGCTGGGGAACTCCACCACGTCGTTGGGCACGTTGGCCCCCGAGGCGCTGGGGTAGTAGGTGTCGGACAGCAGGGCGTGCAGGGCGTGGCCGAACTCGTGGAAGCAGGTAATGACCTCGTCCCAGGTCAGGAGGGCCGGCCCGCCTTCCTGCGGTACCGGCACGTTGGCGCAGTTGATGACCACTGGCCGGGTCCCCCTCAGGTGGGACTGGTTGACCAGGCTGTTCATCCAGGCGCCACCGGACTTGCCCTCACGGGCGAAGTAGTCGCCGACGAACAGCCCCAGCACCGGCGCCTCCTGCCCCGGACCGGCCGCGGCACCGTCACGCACCTCCCAGACCCGCACGCTGGGGTCGTACATGTGGGCGGCCAGGTCGGCCCTCTCGTGGAAGGTCAGGCCGTAGAGACGGTTGGCGGCGTAGAAGACGCCCTTCTCGACGACGTTCCACAGCTCCAGGTAGGGGGCCAGGGTGGCGTCGTCCACCCCGAACTGCTCCCTGCGCAGCCCCGCCTCGTACAGGGGCCAGTCGGCCGGGCCGAAGACCTCCCCGGCCAGGGTGAGCGGGTCGGCGGCCATGCGCGCGGCCAGGACGGCGGCGTCACGGCGGGCGTTGGCCATGGCCGGCGGGGCCAGGCGTCCCAGCATGGTGCTCACGGCCTGCGTGGTGCGGGCCGCGGACCCGGCGGCCACCAGGGCGGCGTGGTGCTCAAAGCCCAGCAGGGCGGCCCTCTGGGCACGTAGGCGGACCAGCTCCAGGACCAGGGCGCGGGTGTCGTACTCACCGCCCAGGCCCCGGCTCGTGGAACGGGCCAGCAGCTCCAGGCGGGCGGTGTGGGGGCGGGTGGTGGCCAGCGCCGGGGTGGCCGTGAAGTTCGCGGTTCCCGCCGCGTGCATGGCCCTGGTGGCGAGCACCGAGAAGCGGCTCATGAGCTGGCTAATGCCGGCGTTGAGCTCGCGCAGGCGGTCGGCGTCCGCCCCGGTCAGGGCGATGCCGCCGCGCTCGAACTCCTCCACGGCCAGGTGCACCAGGCGGGCGGCCTGGGGGCCGATGGGGGCGGCGTCGGCGTCCACGGGGGTGGTACCCGCCTGCCGCGCAGCGGCCACGGCCTCGTCCAGCGCCTTGAAGCGCGCGTAGATCCGCTGGTCCAGCCGGTAGGCGTCGGCGTGGGCGGCCAGGGCTGGGGCGAGCTCCTCCTCCAGGGCGTCCAGGTCCGGGCAGTACGTGGCAGAGGTCAGGCAGTACAGGACCGTCAGGGCCCGCTCCAGCAGGTCCCCGGAGCGCTCCAGGGGCTCGACGGTGTTGGCCAGGGTGGGCCGGGCGGGGTCGGCGGCCACCGCCTCCCACTGCGCGCGCTGGGCGGCCATGCCCGCGTGCACGGCGGGGGCGATGTCCTCGTGGCGCACCCCGGTGAAGTCCGGCAGCCCCAGGTCCAGGTCCCAGGGGGCGGCGAAGGGGCTTCCCTCGGGCAGGACAGGTGGGGTGGCGGCGTCCGGCAGCGGGCTCGTCTCAGTCATGGGCCCATGGTGCCACGGCCGGACAGGGGCGGGCCTGCGGACCTGCGACGCCACCGGGGCAGCAGGAGGACCTACCTCCTGCCAGCGGGGCCGGCCGCCTCAGCGCCCTGACCCGCCGCGGCGCCCGGGGTACGGGCCGGCGGACCGGCCGTCTCGGCGCCGGCCGCCGGCACGCGCCGGGCGGCCATGCACCCTGCCAGCAGGAGGATGACAGCGGCGACGAGGGCGGTGGCCTGCATGGCGTGGGTGAAGGCCGTGCGCGCCTGGGCCAGCAGCTGCGCCTGCTCGGGGTAAGAGGGGTCCGCTGCTCCTGCCAGGGTGGCCAGTGACTGACGGGCCGCGTCGGCGACCGGTCCGGGGACACCACCTGGGACGGCGCCGAGGAGAAGCCGGTAGCCGACGTCCTGGACCGTCCCCAGGACCGCGATCCCCAGGGCGACCCCGAGCTCCAGCCCGGTCTCGGAGATGGCCGACGCCGCCCCGGCGCGGCTCGCGGGCACGGAGCCCAGGACCGCGCCGGTGGAGACCGTGAAGGCCAGGCCCACGCCCGTGCCGATTATGAGCAGTCCGACGCAGATGAGGACGATCCCGCCCCAGGACTCCGCCACGGCCACGACCACCAGCCCGGCCGCCGACAGCACGAGCCCGCCGCCCAGGGCGCCCCCGTGGCCGAGGCGCCGCACCAGCCAGGCCACCACGGCCACCACCGCGATGGAGGAGACGGACGTGGGCAGCTCGGTGAGCCCGGCCTGGAGGGTGGAGTAGCCCCGTACCAGCTGGAGGTACTGGGAGAAGAAGTACAGCAGTCCCGCCAGGGCGAAGACCGCCATGACGGTGGCGACCACCGCCCAGGTGAAGGCGGGGAGCCTGAAGAGCCCGACGTCGATCAGGGGTGTGGTGAGCTGGCGCTGGCGGCGCAGGAAGGCCCTGCCCGCGACGGTCCCTGCCACGAGGGCGACCGCGGCGGTGAGCGTGGGACCGTCGTGGGCGAAGGACTTCACGACGTAGACCACCGGGACGATCGCGGCCACGGACAGCACCGCGGAGACCACGTCGACCGGGTCGCCGTCGTCGTTGCGGGACTCGGGCAGGAGCCACAGGCCGGTGACCACGACGGCGGCCATGACGGGCACGTTAATGAGGAAGACGCTGCCCCACCAGAAGTGCTCCAGCAGCACTCCCCCGACCAGGGGACCCAGGGCCGTCCCGCCCGAGCTGCCCGCCGACCAGACGGCGATGGCGGTGGTGCGGTGGCGGGGGCCGGGGAAGATGTTGCGGATGAGGGAGAGGGTGGAGGGCATGATCGTCGCGCCGCTGATCCCGAGCAGGGCCCGGGCGGCAATGAGGGCCGTGGCGCTGGGGGCGAGCGCGGCCAGGACGCTGGAGACCCCGAAGCCGGTGGTGCCAATGAGCAGGAGGCGCCGGCGCCCGACGCGGTCCGCGAGGTTGCCCATGGTCACCAGCAGGCCGGCCAGGGTGAAGGAGTAGACGTCGCCGATCCACAGCAGCTGGGTGGCGGTGGGGCCCAGGTCGGCGCTCAGGGAGGGGATGGCCAGCGCCAGCACGGTGGAGTCAATGGCCAGGAGGGTGACCGCCAGGGTCAGGACGGCCAGGGCGGCCCACTGGCGTGCCCCGGGGGCCTGCGGGGCAGGCGGAGGCGCGGGGTTGACGAGGGTCTGGGACACGCCCGCAACTCTACAGAACGTGGTCGTGCAGCCAGTGGTCGGCCTGTCCGGGGCCGGGCTCCGGGGGCCACGGCGCCCGGGGTACGGGCCGGGGTGGACGTCGGCTACGCGCCCGCTGCGGTCGCGGCCTGGCGCCCGGGGTACGGGCCGGCAGGCGGAGACCAGCCGGCGGGCAGGGAGCAGGTCAGCGGGCGGGGAGCGGGGCGGGCGTCAGCCGGTGGCGGTACCCAGGCCGCCGCGGGCCAGGACGGCGGCGACGTCAGGCGGCAGGTAGCCCGGCCCCTTGAGGACCTTGCCGTCCTGGCGGTAGACGGGACGCCCGTCGGCGCCGAGCTTGGACATGTTGGAGCGCTGCACTTCGGCCAGGACCGCGGCCAGGTCGATACCGGTCTCCAGGGCCATGCCGTAGACGACGTAGACCAGGTCGGCCAGGGCGTCGGCCGCTCCCACCGTGTCCCGGGCACCGTCGTCGGCGGCCAGGGCCCGCCGGTAGCCGGACTCGACCTGCTCGCGGGCGGCCCCGCCGTAGACAGCGCCGACCAGCTCGGCGAACTCCTCGGCGACCAGCCCCATGCGCATATGCAGGCTCTCACGCTCCAGACTGGGGCCGTCGGTGCGCACGGGCAGGCCGTAGACGTGGTGGAAGCGGCGTACCAGGGCCTCGGGGTCGTCCCCCTCCCGCTGCCCGACGCCGTCGTGGGGCACCAGGGGGGTACGCGGGTCCTGCCCCGCCACCGGCCCGTCCCAGGGCGCCCGCGGCTGGCGGGGGTCGTCCGGCAGGAGCGTGCCGATCCAGCCGTCGTGCAACGCGCCGTCATTGGCCAGGAGGCGGCGCACGCGCCCCTCGCGCACGAAGCCGAGGGACCAGGCCACCCTCCAGGAGGCCCAGTTGGGCACACCGTCGTGGATGTCACAACGCCACCGGAGCGCCCTGAGGGGGAGCGGGCCCCCGGGAGCCCCTGCGCCGTCGCCCCCCTCGAGGACCACATCGATGAGCGCGCGGGCGGCCCGGGTGACGGTGCCGCGCCCGCGGGCCCGTGGCGCGAGCCAGTAGCCGATCTCCCCCGTACCGCTCGGGTGGGCAGAGATCCCGATCATGCCCACCAGCACCCCGTCCTGGCCCCGGGAGCCCCCGGGCAGCTCGCGCACCGCCCAGGTGAGCTCCTCACCGCTCTCCCAGCCCGGGGCCACGACCTGCTCCACGAAGGACACCGCGGAGCCGCGCGTGTAGGGCGAGGGCACGGTGGTCCACTCCTGGATGGCCGGGTCCTGGCAGATCTCGGCGATCCTGTCCACGTCGGCGTGCGTGGGGACGCTCAGGAGGAGCTCCGGGGCCCGGGGCGCGGCAGGGACCGTGATCTCAAAGGGCTGCATGGGCCGGAGCCTATACCCGGCGGCCTGCTAGTGATAACGAACAGGACACCACCTCACCCGGGAGCGGGCCCGCCGCCGGAGGTACCCCGGGCGCGGGCCCGCCCCCGCCCCGGCACGCGCCCGACCTGCGCCAGGCCGGGGCGGATCGGTCGTCTGGGCCCGCAGGCACCATCCGTGCAAGGATCACCCCATGACTACCCCGACGACCAGCGTCTCCTCCTCATCACGACATCATCACCGCACCGAGGGCGAGATCCTGGCCCTGACCCTGGCTGCGCTGAGTATCACCGCCGTGGGCGTCTACTTCGCCAGGTCGATGGTGGGTCCGGCGTTCTTCGCCCTGACCCTGGTCATTACCGTGCGTCCCCTGCACACCTGGATGGTGCGCCACCAGGTGCCCAAGCTCCTGGCAGCCACCGCCACAATGACCCTGATCGTGGTGTTCATCCTGAGCCTGTTCGTGGCCATGGGGGTGGCGATCGCCCAGTTCGTGGACGCCCTGCCCGACTCCTCCGCCAAGTTCCAGTCCCTGTGGGACCAGGGGGTGAAGCACCTGGAGGCGATGGGTGTCAGCCAGGAGACCCTGATCGAGCAGCTCTCCAAGGTGGTGGACGCCTCCAAGGTGGCCTCGCTCGCCCAGTCGGTCCTGGAGCAGGTCAGCAACACGGGCTCAATGCTCCTGGTGCTGTTCCTGTCCATCTTCTTCCTGACCATCGACACCATGACCATTAGCTCGCGGGCCGCGGCCCTGGCCCAGGTCAAGCCCGGGCTGTACGACTCCCTGTCGCGCTTCAGCGCCGCGGTGCGCTCCTACTGGGCGGTCTCCACGATCTTCGGGCTCATCGTGGCCGTGTTCGACACGACCGTCCTCATGCTCCTGGACGTGCCCATGGCGGTGACCTGGGGGGTGTTCTCCTTCATCACCAACTACATCCCCAACCTGGGCTTCGTCATCGGCGTCATCCCGCCCGCGGTCCTGGGCCTGGTGAACTCCGGGCCCTGGACCGCGGTGTGGGTGGTGGTGGCCTACTCCGTGCTCAACTTCGTCATCCAGAGCCTCATCCAGCCCAAGTTCACCGGCGACGCCGTGGGCCTGAACACCACCACGACGTTCCTGTCGCTCATGCTGTGGACCATTGTCATCGGCGGCCTGGGCTCGGTCCTGGCCGTGCCCCTGACCCTGTTCGCCAAGGCCGTCCTCATTGACGCCGACCCCCGCTCGGCCTGGATCGGGATCTTCCTGACCGACGGCGACAAGGAGCTCCCCCAGCGCAGCCTCAGGTACCCGGCCGCCGCCAGGAGGGCCCGACGCCACCGGGACGCCACGCGGACCCGCTCCGAGGGCGCCGCGCCAAAGGCGCCGGGGGACGGGGCCACCAAGCCGAGGGACGGGGCCGCCCAGGAGAAGGAGTGAGGCCCTGGCAGGGCGTACACGCAGGGGTCCCGAGGCCAAAGCCCCGGGACCCCTGATCCGTGTCCGAGGGGGGACTTGAACCCCCACGCCCGTTTAATAAGGCACTAGCACCTCAAGCTAGCGCGTCTACCTATTCCGCCACTCGGACCTGATGACGAAGCCGTCCGCCGGGGACCCCCGGCGGGGACGCAGAGAAAGTTAGCACGCCCTCCGGCGGTGGGACCAAATCATGCCGGGGTGCAACAGGTCACACCTGTTGTCAGAGCTGCTCGACGGTGTAGCGCACCCCCACCGACCAGCTCTCGCCGGGCGCCAGCGTGCGCGCGTGGGAGCGTACCGAGGCCGTCTCCACGCAGACCATGGAGGCGAACTCGTCGTCGGCCATGTCCGCCAGGTCGCGGGCCAGGTCCGCCCACGGGTTCCACACCACCACGTTGGTCGCCCCCTGGGGCCGGCTGACCACGCGCCGCCCCAGCGCGGGGTCGCTCACCGCCACCGGGCCCTGGCACTGGTAGACCCGGTCCACCGGGCCGTTGACCGTCAGCGGGCCGTCGCCCTGGGTGCGCCAGGCGAACCCGTCCAGGGCGTCCTCGTAGCGCGCCCCCTCCAGACCTGTGATCTCCACCCCGGTCACGTCCCCCACGCGCAGGTAGGTGTGGATCGCCATCTCGGTCAGGACGGGCTCGGCCCCCGTGCCGCGCAGGGACAGGGACAGGCTGAGGGCCTCGCCCACGCAGACCTCGTAGCGGGCGGCCACGCCGTCGTGCTCGGTCTCCAGGCGGGCGACCACGCCGTCACCATGGGGCTCGACCTCGCGCAGGACCCAGTCGACGTGACGCCCCCAGCCGTGCTTGGGGCTGTCCGTGCCCCGGGGGCCGAGGCCGAACCAGGGCAGGCACAGGGGCACGCCGCCGCGCACGCTGGCCACGCCGTCGTACACGGCCTGCCGGGAGGTGAAGAGCACCTCGGAGCCGGCACGCGGGACCCAGCTGGTGAGCTGGGCGCCGTGGAGGTAGATCTCCGCCCGGCCGGCCGGGGCGTCGACCAGGAGACGGGGCTGCCCGCCCCGGCCGGGGGTCAGGGCGGTGAAACGGGGCAGGTGCGGGGCGGCGTCGGCGCGGCCCGGAGCGGGAAGACTCACGGGCCCAGCCTAGCGCGTCGCCGCCAGCTGCCGCGAGTAGTCTGGGAGGCGTTCTCAAGGGCGTGGGCCGTGTCCTGGCCCGCGCCCTGTCCGCCCACCAGCGAGGTTCCGATGCCACAGCCCTCCACCACGATCCCCCGCCCGCCGGACGCGGTGCTCCTGGACCTGGACGGCACGATCACAGACTCCGCCCCGGTCATCCTGGACGCCCTGGAGGTCACCCTGAGCGAGCTGGGCCTGCCGGTCCCCTCCCGCCAGGACCTCATGGCCTACGTCGGCCCGCCCCTGGTGGACGGCTTCCAGGCCAACGCGGGGCTCACCGGCCAGGAGCTCGCCGGGGCGGTGTCCACCTACCGGCGCCACTACCGCGAGCGCATGTGCGAGGCGCCCCTGTACTCGGGCGTGCCCGAGGTGCTGGCGGCCCTGGCCACGGCCGGGATCCCGGTGTCCCTGGCCACATCCAAGCGCGAGGTGCTGGCCGCGCAGATCCTCCGGCACTGGGACCTGGACACCTTCTTCACCGTCATCGCCGGGGCCGACGCGGCCGACAGGCACGGCGGCAAGGCCGAGGTCATCGGCGACGCCCTGGCCCGCCTGGCCCTGGCCGGCGTGCGCAGCCAGAACGTGGTCCACGTGGGTGACCGCGGACACGACGTCCGGGGGGCCCGTGAGGCGGGGATCCTCAGCATCGGCGTCCTGTGGGGCTACGGGGACGCCGAGGAGCTGGCCGGGGCCACCGCGCTGGCCGCCTCCCCCGCCGACCTCGCCACCCTGCTCGGGCTGAGCCTCTGACCGTCCCCGACCCACCCGCAAGGACCACGCATGCCTGAGCCGACTAGCTCCCCCGACCCGGCGTCGGACACCCCCACCACCTCCGGCCCTACCCAGCCCCACGGGGCCGACCGCGCGCCGGGCGCCGCCCCGCCGCGACGGCGCGCCAGGGGCCTGCTGGGGGACCTGGCCCGCCTGTGGCGTCGGGGGCACAACGTCCTGGACGCCACCATCGAGCGCAACGAGCAGGCCCGTCTGCACGCCCGCGAGGTGGGCCTGAGCCTGGAGGAGACCGGGACCCGCGCCCCTGCCCCCGCCGCCGAGGTGGCGCCGCCCGCGGCCCCGACCCTGCCCGCGGTGGTGCGCACCCGCTCGACGACCATGGACTCCCTGCCCTCCTGGCTGGTGCGCGGGGGCCTGGGGTCCTGGCTGCTGCTGGGGATCGGGATCATTATCTCCCTGGTCTTCTTCCTGACCAGCAAGGTCGTCCCGGTCTTCATCGGCATGTTCCTGGCCCTGATCATCACCTCGATCCTCCAGCCGCTGGTGAACCTCTTCGCCCGGGTCATGCCCCGCTTCCCGGCGACCTTCCTGGCGCTGCTGACGGCCCTGGGCGTGGTCGCGGGACTGGTGACCTACGTGGTGACCTCGGTGACGAACCAGTGGAGCACGCTGGCCGTCCGCTTCACCGACGGCATCCACACCATTATGGACTTCCTGGAGCACGGCCCCCTGCCGGTCCACATCACCCAGGCCGAGATCATGCGCGAGATCGACGACCTCATGACCAAGGGCCAGGACTACGTCACGCAGAACGCCCCCACGCTGGCCGGCGAGGTGCTCTCCAACGCCGGCACCCTGGTGGAGGTGTTCACGGTCCTGGCCCTGGCGCTGTTCGTGACTATCTTCTTCCTGGCCTCCGGGGGCAAGATGTGGCGCTGGTTCCTCAACGAGCTGCCCGCCCGCTACCGTCAGAGGGTCCACCGCGCCGCGGGCGCCGGGTGGTACACGTTCGCCGGCTACGCCCGCGGCACGGTCAT
Protein-coding regions in this window:
- a CDS encoding HAD hydrolase-like protein; translated protein: MPQPSTTIPRPPDAVLLDLDGTITDSAPVILDALEVTLSELGLPVPSRQDLMAYVGPPLVDGFQANAGLTGQELAGAVSTYRRHYRERMCEAPLYSGVPEVLAALATAGIPVSLATSKREVLAAQILRHWDLDTFFTVIAGADAADRHGGKAEVIGDALARLALAGVRSQNVVHVGDRGHDVRGAREAGILSIGVLWGYGDAEELAGATALAASPADLATLLGLSL
- a CDS encoding septum formation family protein — translated: MTTASTRPRTALLSNDAGGVALRLVSVLVLAACLSTSSCSTRQATATSPPMPVAPTMLDLSGASGDPDAFYQAEEGSCWTEATTETFSSQVPCDQPHRMEVFKTWEMDESGTYDQTASSKTAQDTCTVAAAGYSMKDYDKNGVSVSSVFPTRETWESSHTHRYLCAWEFDEDVTGTFKETRRTS
- a CDS encoding D-hexose-6-phosphate mutarotase, translating into MSLPAPGRADAAPHLPRFTALTPGRGGQPRLLVDAPAGRAEIYLHGAQLTSWVPRAGSEVLFTSRQAVYDGVASVRGGVPLCLPWFGLGPRGTDSPKHGWGRHVDWVLREVEPHGDGVVARLETEHDGVAARYEVCVGEALSLSLSLRGTGAEPVLTEMAIHTYLRVGDVTGVEITGLEGARYEDALDGFAWRTQGDGPLTVNGPVDRVYQCQGPVAVSDPALGRRVVSRPQGATNVVVWNPWADLARDLADMADDEFASMVCVETASVRSHARTLAPGESWSVGVRYTVEQL
- a CDS encoding MFS transporter, encoding MSQTLVNPAPPPAPQAPGARQWAALAVLTLAVTLLAIDSTVLALAIPSLSADLGPTATQLLWIGDVYSFTLAGLLVTMGNLADRVGRRRLLLIGTTGFGVSSVLAALAPSATALIAARALLGISGATIMPSTLSLIRNIFPGPRHRTTAIAVWSAGSSGGTALGPLVGGVLLEHFWWGSVFLINVPVMAAVVVTGLWLLPESRNDDGDPVDVVSAVLSVAAIVPVVYVVKSFAHDGPTLTAAVALVAGTVAGRAFLRRQRQLTTPLIDVGLFRLPAFTWAVVATVMAVFALAGLLYFFSQYLQLVRGYSTLQAGLTELPTSVSSIAVVAVVAWLVRRLGHGGALGGGLVLSAAGLVVVAVAESWGGIVLICVGLLIIGTGVGLAFTVSTGAVLGSVPASRAGAASAISETGLELGVALGIAVLGTVQDVGYRLLLGAVPGGVPGPVADAARQSLATLAGAADPSYPEQAQLLAQARTAFTHAMQATALVAAVILLLAGCMAARRVPAAGAETAGPPARTPGAAAGQGAEAAGPAGRR
- a CDS encoding AI-2E family transporter: MTTPTTSVSSSSRHHHRTEGEILALTLAALSITAVGVYFARSMVGPAFFALTLVITVRPLHTWMVRHQVPKLLAATATMTLIVVFILSLFVAMGVAIAQFVDALPDSSAKFQSLWDQGVKHLEAMGVSQETLIEQLSKVVDASKVASLAQSVLEQVSNTGSMLLVLFLSIFFLTIDTMTISSRAAALAQVKPGLYDSLSRFSAAVRSYWAVSTIFGLIVAVFDTTVLMLLDVPMAVTWGVFSFITNYIPNLGFVIGVIPPAVLGLVNSGPWTAVWVVVAYSVLNFVIQSLIQPKFTGDAVGLNTTTTFLSLMLWTIVIGGLGSVLAVPLTLFAKAVLIDADPRSAWIGIFLTDGDKELPQRSLRYPAAARRARRHRDATRTRSEGAAPKAPGDGATKPRDGAAQEKE
- a CDS encoding bifunctional GNAT family N-acetyltransferase/nucleoside triphosphate pyrophosphohydrolase family protein, whose protein sequence is MQPFEITVPAAPRAPELLLSVPTHADVDRIAEICQDPAIQEWTTVPSPYTRGSAVSFVEQVVAPGWESGEELTWAVRELPGGSRGQDGVLVGMIGISAHPSGTGEIGYWLAPRARGRGTVTRAARALIDVVLEGGDGAGAPGGPLPLRALRWRCDIHDGVPNWASWRVAWSLGFVREGRVRRLLANDGALHDGWIGTLLPDDPRQPRAPWDGPVAGQDPRTPLVPHDGVGQREGDDPEALVRRFHHVYGLPVRTDGPSLERESLHMRMGLVAEEFAELVGAVYGGAAREQVESGYRRALAADDGARDTVGAADALADLVYVVYGMALETGIDLAAVLAEVQRSNMSKLGADGRPVYRQDGKVLKGPGYLPPDVAAVLARGGLGTATG
- a CDS encoding AI-2E family transporter, producing MPEPTSSPDPASDTPTTSGPTQPHGADRAPGAAPPRRRARGLLGDLARLWRRGHNVLDATIERNEQARLHAREVGLSLEETGTRAPAPAAEVAPPAAPTLPAVVRTRSTTMDSLPSWLVRGGLGSWLLLGIGIIISLVFFLTSKVVPVFIGMFLALIITSILQPLVNLFARVMPRFPATFLALLTALGVVAGLVTYVVTSVTNQWSTLAVRFTDGIHTIMDFLEHGPLPVHITQAEIMREIDDLMTKGQDYVTQNAPTLAGEVLSNAGTLVEVFTVLALALFVTIFFLASGGKMWRWFLNELPARYRQRVHRAAGAGWYTFAGYARGTVIVALTDAVMAGVFLQVVGIPLAAPLAVLVFIGAFIPIIGAPGAMVIAMIVALASKGVVTMIVVGVGVAAIGQIEGHILQPLIMGKQVSIHPVVVIVAVALGTFSAGLLGAIVAVPLVSVLWSVYSELHVRDTPVVGELPAYVADRG
- a CDS encoding M3 family metallopeptidase, which codes for MTETSPLPDAATPPVLPEGSPFAAPWDLDLGLPDFTGVRHEDIAPAVHAGMAAQRAQWEAVAADPARPTLANTVEPLERSGDLLERALTVLYCLTSATYCPDLDALEEELAPALAAHADAYRLDQRIYARFKALDEAVAAARQAGTTPVDADAAPIGPQAARLVHLAVEEFERGGIALTGADADRLRELNAGISQLMSRFSVLATRAMHAAGTANFTATPALATTRPHTARLELLARSTSRGLGGEYDTRALVLELVRLRAQRAALLGFEHHAALVAAGSAARTTQAVSTMLGRLAPPAMANARRDAAVLAARMAADPLTLAGEVFGPADWPLYEAGLRREQFGVDDATLAPYLELWNVVEKGVFYAANRLYGLTFHERADLAAHMYDPSVRVWEVRDGAAAGPGQEAPVLGLFVGDYFAREGKSGGAWMNSLVNQSHLRGTRPVVINCANVPVPQEGGPALLTWDEVITCFHEFGHALHALLSDTYYPSASGANVPNDVVEFPSQVNESWALHPQVLASYAVHVDTGEPMPEELATRLRSQGSFGQGYATTEYLGAALLDQAWHTLAADQVPDDVAQVEVLERRALEESGIEVDLVPPRYRTTYFSHVFAGGYAAAYYAYIWSEVMDADTVAWFRADGQGGRDGDLGLNRQAGEAFRREFLSRGDSRDPLVSYRALTGRDPAIEPLLARRGLA